The genomic stretch TGAAAATGACATTCTGAGTTTTGCATCatcttaatgataaaaaataacacACCATGAAGATTGATACTTTGACAAAAGAAAGTAATCTTTAATTTCCTTCCACCGACTGACGGGAACATCATTTTAATGTGAAACACGCCATACAACTTGTCATGAAGAAATTAAGTACCAATCTACTTGAGAACTTTTTCAGCATAGAACAAGGAAACAAGTTAAGAAATGTGTTCATTTAAGGAGTTGGTACATTGTCAACATTGTATTATTCAGAGAAGAGAACCACGTAAGTGGATATCAACTGATAAAGAAAAGATGTAGGGAATCTGAAATTTTGACCTTGGCAACAGTATTAACATAAACCAAGCATTGCTGCTTTAACAAGCACCAAAATGTGGGTCACTAGTAGGAAAGAAAGATATATACAGCTAAAATATCCATTGCCACTTCTGTTCCTACTGATAAGAATCCTCCCTTACAGTTGTTCCCACTTCTTTCCTTGTTCTGCTTCTTTTTAAGGGAAACCAACACAAATCCATCAAAGCTGTGCAACTTCCCATCCCTTCCTTTTGAAACCTCTCATAATTTTTTCCTCTTCAACAGCTACTGGATTTGTTTGCTTCCGGATGGAAAAGGGCGAAATCAGAGACGAAGAAAAAGACACCGATCAGAAGCCGGGACGACAAACAATTGATTCTGATGGCAGGGAGATTTTTCATGAAGATCATCAAGCATGGCTGAAGCTGACACTTGGTGGGAGAACCTCATCAGCCGATGGAAGCTCTACCAGTTCGCAATCCAAACCTCCAAGTCGAAAGATGTTCTCATGCAACTTCTGCATGAGAAAATTTTTCAGCTCACAGGCTTTGGGGGGTCACCAGAATgcgcacaagagagagagaggtgcttcGAGGAGGCCTCACCAGTCACAGAAAATGATGATGGGATTTTCCCTCTATGCATCTTCTCTCCAGTCTTTGACAGTTCATTCTCATTCACTTGTTCCCAAGCAACATCCAGAGAAAGGCATGTCTATTGTGCCAAGATGTTATCAAATCAATTCTGACATCCAAGTGACGAGGACGCCGTTTGCACTTGATGAAGCTAGAGGTTCAAAGTGGCCTGGAAGCTTTCAAAAGGTTTTTCAACCTACAGATCAACCATCAGAACAACAAAACCTTGACTTGAGTCTCAGGCTGTAGTTAATTCATCCATTACATGCCATTTCCATAACTGCCATTTGCTTGAAGTTTGTTCAGCTCATACTTCTTCATGAATCAGTTATGAAAAATTAACCTATCTGGGTACATTCTGCCATTATACTCAATTTCCAAGTTGAAGAAAAATAAATCTATTGCAATAAAGAAGAGTTAGCAGTCATCAATTTCTGTAAGTAATTCTTACTGCAATTGAGCCACCGATGGCTTCAGAGGATGTTGCCTTTATTATCAAGCTCATTTTTCGACCAGATTCTtttgagtttgttatcaaactcaGTTTCTTCAGTTTCTCTTGAAGTCATCTTGAAGTAAAAACAATGACAGATAATAGGAACTGAGTCAAGCGATACTGGTCGGAATCATGGTTAAAGCACCAATTACTTCTTTTAATTACTTGTGCAAGACTCACACAAGAAGACTCCAAAACCAGCAGCCCAAAAAAAAAGCAATGTATTATATCATTATATGCATAAAAGTCCTACATTTATTGGGATTAAGGAAGAGGTTGCAGTTCCATGACTAGATCTTTAGCTAGCCATTCAAAAATCAAGACTACAGGTTACCATTTTAGGCAAATTTATTGGGTTTCTGGTTTTAACCCTAAAGATCACATACTTAACAAACCGAGGTTGTAATATGTTTCTTCACCGTCGAGAAACAAATGAAGATTTCCGTATCCAAGCTTAGCTCAGACGCAGATAGCTTCTATTTCGATGTGCAGCAATGTGAAACCAAAATAGGAAACAAAGATGTGATCCAGCCACACCTTCCAGAATGGCTACCTTGTTACGACTCCAATCACTGTCCCCGCCTTCAGCATCCCTCTCTGATTCTGTCTTATTGGTGACATTGTTAGATATACTTATAATTCTGTTCATTCAGATTATCCAACCACAAGTGATTCTATGGATTACTAGGTAGCCACATgtacaaaattatattttatactcTCGTTGTTAAAATAACCAAGTTAGCGATGATGTGGACTAGAGAATGATAGGTCATCTGATTCCAAATGTCACTTGGCAAAGCTCTTAAAAACGTGAAAGAGTTCTCTAATATTCAGATTCTGGAAATCCATCTACACTAAAGATTGTGATCCTCCCAAATCAGCACCAAAGAATTCTTACGGTGACACAACCTACACATGGATAGCTGGTAAACAAGACTCCTGGTTCCTGCCACTGCAAGGTCAGGGGAGGGCCAAACATATGCAGTTTCACCACAGCAAATAGATAGATTGTTTTGGCCACGACAGCCAGAAAGTTTCATGCGACAAACTTAGTTTTGCACCAATACCCACAATCGACACTTAGATTATAgcactaaataacaaaaagattttttttgtcaAAGGGTAAGTGACGTAGGTGGAATTCGAGTCCAGGACTTGGAAATAAACTGTCATAAGTCCTTACCAACTAAGCTACCATTCAACTTACACAAAGATAATTCTTTTGCCAAGAACTCCAATTCAAGATTTAAATGCTGCTTTGCTAGCAACAACAATACATTCTGTTAACAAGACATGATACGACGTAGTGCCAGCACGGTTGTAGCAGAGAGAAGGGGATGGATAAAGGAAGAAGTGAAAGAGGTTTACCTCACTTCTACCTGTGTTCCAATGAAGTCGCTATCTCCAGTGTCTccgttagtgttaaagggcaggcAGCTCAATGACATCTTTTATATCGGTGCAGCTAATCTCTTCATAGTTATGGGCCCATAATCCAAACATGGCCAACAAGAACTTCGAAGCTGAAGCTTCTTCTGCTTCGAAGCCTGTACTCTTCGCCGTCATGAGCAAGCAATCAGTGGCCTCCTCCTTTCTCCAACTCCACCAAAAGAAACTTAACAAAGTAGAGGAAAAGACAACGATTCTTGATTGAACAAAAACAAAGATTGAACTTTTATCACAAGAAACTCAGTCCCCAAGGCTCGAAACCTCGTACCTTGGGATTAGGTCTTCTCCTTGAAGCTGAGATTGAAGTTGGAATGGAAGTCCAGAGAAGGCGCCATTCGCATACGGTGCTCGCTTCCCCCGCTGTTCTCTTATCGCATTAGGGTTCAAACGCCGATCCCGGTCCGGGTCGAGCTTGGGCTAACAAGTGACCCGATCTAAACCAGGGTGTCGACCCAGTCCAAATGAAGTATAaatgcagtatatatatatatatatatatatatatatatatatatatatatatatactcattaaATGTATAAATGCAGTAATCAACcaccaaataaaatattttggttAATCTTTCATCTAATACTTTATCTGTAGCATTTGCTTGTATCTCATTAGATTTCCCTATCATTCACATTGAATAGAAACACAATTTGGTCATATGCgaaatatataaaatgtaatttGTATTAGGAAAAGTCAGATAACATACTTAGGGGTTCTTTAATAGTATGTTAAGTGATCATTGGATTTAAGATTATAATTAATGTTAAAAATAATTAAGTACATCATCATGTATATATACGTATCAGCGAGATGAGGACAAAGGAACAAGAGAAGGTGGCAAACGTAAGTCATCCACCGTACCAATTCTACACGCCTTCACTTCATCACGTTGATGTTATCATCCATCCCGATGTAGATATAACAACTCATGTATTCATTCTTGCATGATGGTATGGGCCACATGTATAAAGGTGATCATTTTTGTATTTATCCCATCGATTTTATAGCTATGAATTATAGTTCGAGGTATTATTCTATGGAAAGTCTTAACACAGAGCTAAATATTCTGGTAACATATATAGTAAGTatttctgatatatatatatatatatatacatatcttaaATTGATATTATTTctatatattcttaatttaaattaGTTACTAATTACTAGTTATTCACATTTGAAAGGTATTACGAGGTTGTACTGATGAAATGTTTTTTTGTGTGTCGAatgtaatttattttttgtgaGGGAAAAAAATTGAGGGATGCATATACTAATAAATAAAcagtttatttttaaaatacgAGA from Musa acuminata AAA Group cultivar baxijiao chromosome BXJ1-3, Cavendish_Baxijiao_AAA, whole genome shotgun sequence encodes the following:
- the LOC103979429 gene encoding zinc finger protein 2-like gives rise to the protein MEKGEIRDEEKDTDQKPGRQTIDSDGREIFHEDHQAWLKLTLGGRTSSADGSSTSSQSKPPSRKMFSCNFCMRKFFSSQALGGHQNAHKRERGASRRPHQSQKMMMGFSLYASSLQSLTVHSHSLVPKQHPEKGMSIVPRCYQINSDIQVTRTPFALDEARGSKWPGSFQKVFQPTDQPSEQQNLDLSLRL